The genomic DNA ATATTTGCAGCGTGAGACCAAAGGATGATAATAAGATAAAGGCAATTTATGCAGCCACTTTGCACCTGAATGAAAATTTGGGTTTTACCGGTATGACAATGTCCAAAATAGCGAAGGAGGCAGGAATTGCAACGGGTACATTGTATATTTATTTTAAAAATAAGCATGAACTTATAAACAGTTTGTATTTACATTTAAAAAAGCAAAAGGCCAAAAATATACTTCATGAACTGAACTTAAACCAGCCATATAAAACTTTGTTTAAAAGCCTTTTTATTAGCAGTGTTGCTAATGCAATTGCCCATTTCAGGGAGTCTGCATTTCTAGAGCAATATTATAGGTCTCCATTTATTGATGAATTGGTTAAAATAGAAGGGATGCAGCCATTTACTCCAATCTTCCAAATAATTGAAGATGCCAAAAAAGACCTGGTTATTAAGGATGTAGATACAGTATATATCTTTGCCTGTATGAATGGA from Bacteroidota bacterium includes the following:
- a CDS encoding TetR/AcrR family transcriptional regulator, giving the protein MRPKDDNKIKAIYAATLHLNENLGFTGMTMSKIAKEAGIATGTLYIYFKNKHELINSLYLHLKKQKAKNILHELNLNQPYKTLFKSLFISSVANAIAHFRESAFLEQYYRSPFIDELVKIEGMQPFTPIFQIIEDAKKDLVIKDVDTVYIFACMNGLLNEFTKSIKENQLLWNEISQQIMFDLLWDSIKN